One segment of Bacillus alkalisoli DNA contains the following:
- a CDS encoding TolB family protein, with the protein MYKYFLSFIVILLLFPNSFQAAEIPNEKAAFTRDGHLFIWVNGEETMITDDLYVSDPAWSYDGNYLAYKAVPSLDNNGSEIQEVWILHIPTNKQYKLSIQGSEYKWSPTKNELAVLSDNSLSIAQLKEDSLPIIHPLANGVWSFVWAIDGSNILLSKEAVLFPDGWSHPRLYTVSWVEKEVNDWDVSVNSLFTAPSPITVGDSTIHSISMDHFRWSNDLKWLAMIITPTASLSEDSNIVGAFAPENKVFIPLGEMLNKEEWLQWAPSKPLLATIQGSGRLQAGYSNKKLTIQTVLPMKTKVYTPEKYADIDFTWVDDGNIIVARGKETPEPSTFEPSLYLVDIKNNKSTKLVNNPKGSSDYRPVILHNYKSLTWIRSDAQGNKHVFLSELDGQSEKKIITKVDNITWYVGKVE; encoded by the coding sequence TTGTATAAATATTTTCTAAGCTTCATTGTCATTTTATTGTTATTCCCTAATTCGTTTCAGGCAGCGGAAATCCCGAATGAAAAAGCTGCATTCACACGTGATGGACATCTTTTTATTTGGGTAAATGGTGAAGAAACGATGATAACAGATGATTTGTATGTTTCAGATCCAGCTTGGTCTTACGACGGCAACTATTTAGCTTATAAGGCAGTTCCTTCATTAGATAATAACGGCTCAGAAATTCAGGAAGTTTGGATTTTACATATTCCCACCAACAAACAGTACAAATTAAGTATTCAAGGTTCTGAATATAAGTGGTCTCCCACGAAAAATGAGCTAGCAGTACTTTCGGACAACTCCTTGTCCATTGCTCAATTAAAAGAGGATTCATTGCCAATCATTCATCCTTTAGCAAATGGAGTATGGTCATTTGTTTGGGCAATAGATGGCTCGAACATTCTTTTAAGTAAGGAAGCTGTTTTATTTCCAGACGGTTGGAGTCATCCACGGTTATATACAGTTTCTTGGGTAGAAAAAGAAGTAAACGATTGGGATGTGTCTGTGAATTCTTTATTTACTGCTCCTTCGCCAATCACTGTTGGAGATTCAACTATTCATTCTATTTCTATGGATCATTTCCGCTGGTCAAACGATTTGAAATGGTTAGCCATGATTATTACACCAACCGCTTCTTTATCAGAAGATAGTAATATTGTAGGTGCTTTTGCACCTGAGAATAAAGTATTTATTCCGTTAGGAGAAATGTTAAACAAAGAAGAATGGCTGCAATGGGCACCAAGCAAGCCGTTACTAGCAACTATACAAGGTAGTGGCAGATTACAAGCAGGATACTCTAATAAAAAACTTACGATCCAAACGGTTCTACCGATGAAAACAAAGGTGTACACTCCGGAAAAGTATGCAGATATTGATTTTACGTGGGTAGATGATGGGAACATTATTGTAGCAAGAGGAAAAGAAACTCCAGAGCCATCCACATTTGAGCCCTCTTTGTATTTAGTGGATATAAAAAATAATAAATCAACAAAGTTAGTTAATAACCCTAAAGGTTCATCAGATTATCGTCCAGTTATATTACATAATTACAAAAGTCTGACTTGGATAAGATCAGATGCCCAAGGAAATAAACATGTTTTTTTAAGTGAATTGGATGGACAATCAGAGAAAAAGATTATTACGAAAGTAGACAACATTACGTGGTATGTTGGAAAAGTAGAATAA